The Prevotella herbatica genome contains the following window.
CACTCCCAGTTCACGCTCCAACTGTCTGATCTGCTGCGAAAGCGTACTCTGCGTTATAAAAAGTTCTTTAGAAGCTTCCGAAAAGTTCAGTGTTTCTGCTGCCTTAAGGAAATATCTCAACTGTCTTAATTCCATAAATTTGTTCAATTATTGTATCGTGTAACTCTGAATGAAAACTTCTTAAATATGAAAATCGGAACTGTGACTCCCAATACCATACCCAAGATATCAAATGAACAAGTAAATCCATTCGATGCACAAAGATACAAATAATGATTGAATAATTCTTCTTTTTGAGCTGACAAACAGAAAACTAATCCTTCTATAGTATGATAAGCATATATTCCAGGAATCATTGGAAGAAGAGACGGAAAAGAAAAAGTCTCTGGTGGACATTTAGCATAACTTGACAGCAATACAGCCAAACAACCTATAACAAGAGCAGCTATAAAACTTGCATTAATTATCCCCCAATGAAGACTACTATTCATTAGTATAAATCGTGTTGCATGTCCCATACCAGCAATCAAAGCACAGTATTTATATGCCTGTTTTGGAGGATTACTTATACTAGCAAATCCTATTCCTGCAAGAGCGCCAAAGAATGCATCCTGAAAAATTTCTAAGAAAAACATCTATATCTATATTTTGTATGCTAAAACTTTTTCCTATAAACAACCATCAATCCGTCTGCTAGAATATCTTCAAATTCATCAATAGCATTCCTGCAGCAAGTCCACATGACAGGCAGAAGGTCAGCATTGCAGCTCCCATAAATCTACTAAAAGACACTAGATAATGTCCATCAAGCATATCGCTCAACGAATTGATATATGGTATACCTGGTACAAGATATAAAACGCTTGTTCCAACGGCCAGTTCTGGGGTAGTTCCAATATGGAATACATATCCTGCCGAGCCTATAACTGCTGAGAAAAAAGAACAGACTAAGAATACTACTCTGTCATCAAAGCCATCCTCAAGCATCATTTGCTTCAATCTAAATCCAGCGAATGTTGCGACAAAGACTATAAGCATAGCTATTGGATCACCACCAAATAAACGGCAAAAAGACATATTGGCTAGAGAAGTGAGTACCAGCACAAGCCATTTATTTGTATACGGTGCAGCTATAATTTTATCAAAGCGTTCACGTGCTTCTTCAAAGCTTACCTTTGCGTCAGTTATCGCCCAACTTAGCTCGCTAAGTCGTGTGTTTTTATAGAAGCTAATACCCGTCTTTGGCTTTCGCTTCAAATAAATAAACGATTGCTTTGTATCATTATCAAAAACACTCAGATGCACAGAACTAGGCATGATTGTAATCTCTGTTTTGAGATTCCAGGCCTCAGCTATTCGTGTAACATTCTTGGTTATCCTAATACATGTTGCGCCACATCCTAACAACCATGCTGCATATTCTGCAAGGAACACATAAGCATCACGTACATCAACAGGGGTGTTATTAGAGCACGTCATCTTCTGAGCCGTATATTGAGTAATCGTCCCCAATCTCAATAATATCATGATGATTTATTGAATTATGAAACTTGTTGATTATCCTTAAACAAAACATCAATAACAAGACAGCTACGACAACACTCCACATTATAACCTGATTATTCATATCGAAATACTTATTTTATCGAAATACTTATTTATAAATTCGATGCAAAGGTAATACCATATAGTTACTCACGGAAGCAACGATAAGTGTTTATTACGATAACGGCTATTGGTTTTTTCGATAGCAACAACTATCTATTACATCGACAGTCATAAAACAAAAAAAGGGACTCCGCTGAGTCCCACCTTTGTTAACCTTAAATCTAATACTATGAAAAACACGTTGCAAAGATATTCCAAATATCCATTAGTATCAAGCTATTGAGACTGGAATTATATTTTTATTTAGGTTTTCATGATATAAATCAAGCCTGTGTGCGATAACAGCCCGTATTTTGCGTTATTATATAATATAAATATCTCTTAAAAACTTGTTTAATTCAAATATAATCTCTAACTTTGCAAAAAGAAAGATAAAACATAGCGAGTATATTATAGGATACAGAATTCCGACACCACATGATGTCGGAATTCTTTATTTTATTGTCCTCGCCATAACTTCGTAATATTAATTAATAATAAATTAAAACATTATGGCTTACATGTCACAAGAAGGCTACGATACATTAGTAGCAGATCTTAAAAGGCTCCAATCAGTAGAGCGCCCTAAGGCATCAGCCGCAATTGCTGAAGCCCGCGACAAAGGTGATTTAAGTGAAAATTCTGAGTATGATGCCGCTAAAGAGGCACAGGCTCATCTCGAAGATAAAATAAACAAGATAAAGATTGCTATAGCTGAGGCTAAGATTGTTGATACATCTCGCCTCAGCACTGACGCCGTGCAGATTATGTCTAAGGTAGAGATGACTAACATGGCAACGAAATCAAAGATGACCTACTCTATCGTCAGCGAGAGCGAGGCCAACCTCAAGCTAGGCAAAATAAGCATCAAGACACCTATTGCACAAGGACTACTTAATCATAAGGTAGGCGATGTCGTTGAGGTAAAAATTCCACGTGGCGTAATAAAGCTGCGCATTGACAAAATCACGATAGAATAATCATTGCTTTATTCCTTAACTTTTAATTCAAAAAAGATGAGCACTATATTTTCAAAGATTGCAGCAGGAGAAATTCCAAGCTATAAATGCGCAGAAAGTGATAAGTTCTACGCTTTTCTTGATATCGACCCAGTAACAAAGGGACACACTTTAGTTGTTCCACGCAAGGAAGTTGACTATATCTTTGATATGGAAGATACTGAATTGGCTGAATTTGAGGTCTTTGCGAAAAAAGTAGCAAAGGCTATCAAAGCAGCGTTTCCTTGTAAGAAAGTAGCTCAAGTCGTACTTGGTCTTGAAGTGAACCATGCACACATCCATTTGCTGCCAATGAACAGCGAAGCTGATGTTGACTTTAAGCATCACGTAAAACTAACAGAAACTGAGTTTGAGAAAACCGCTGACAAGATTTACAAAGAATTTCAAAAATTGTAAACGCCAATAAACAAAGAAGGTAAGAATAAAGTAACACACGACTTATTCTTACCTTTTTTATTTTTATATTATCACATTAGATAAATTTATCACCTTTCTTCATTTGCACCTCAGTAACGTATTTTCTTACAAGGGCTGAAGAATCCTCTTTCTTGCAAATCAACAGAACATTATCTTTTTCTGCTACTATATAACCATCAAGCCCATTAATAACAGCAAGTTTATCCTTTGGAAGTTTAATCACATTACTATGGGAATTCTCCAAAATCACATCAGAATTTATAACAACATTATCATTCTCGCTCTTTTGCATAGACTCATATATCCCGTGCCATGTTCCTAAATCAGCCCAACCGAAGTCGCATTTTTTTAAAAACACATTGTCTGACTTTTCCAATACTCCGAAGTCAATTGACAGATTAGGATATAAAGGGAAATTCTCCTTGACGAACAAATTTTCATCCTCCATTTTCCAGTCTTCATTATCCTGATCCAACTTACGCAATACCACAGGCAACAACTTACAAAGACTATCTGCAAGATATCTCACATTAGAGAGAAATATTCCTGTGTTCCAATACCATTCACCGTTCTCCATAAATACACGGGCGAATTCACGTTCAGGTTTTTCTATAAACGACTTAACTTTATATATATCATCGAAATCAGTATTATCACCAATCTGCACATATCCGTAACCTGGTTCTGGGCGAGTCGGCTTCACGCCCATTGTGAGTAAGCAGTTATTTTTTTCTACAAATTCAAAGCCTTCTATCACATTATCTTTAAATGCATCCTCATTGATTACGGTTTGATCAGAAGGCGAAACTATTAAGTTTGCCTCCGGACATATTTTCAATATTCTATGTGCAGCCCATGCTACACTCGGAGCGGTGTTACGATATATAGGTTCAGCCATGATTCTGCTTTCAGGAACATTTGGTAACTGTTCCTTGACTATATCTATATATGCCTCGTTAGTATTTATAAAAATATTTTCTTGGGGAATAATCTTTGCAAAACGTTCATAAGTCTGCTGTAATTGAGTTTTCCCAGAACCGAAGAAGTCAATAAACTGTTTTGGATAGCTTTCACGGCTGCAAGGCCATAATCTTCGACCTTTACCACCAGCTAATATCACGCAAAAATTGTTATTTGGTGTTTTGTTCATAGTCATTTCTTTATTTTGGTACGAAATTAAATATTAAAAACGAAATTGCAAAGTATTTTTTGTTTTTTAATCAAACCTTATCCTTATTGAACACTTTTCTCGTAAAAACTTTGCACATTCAAAATTATTATGTACCTTTGCACCGTCTTAATAAAAGACGTCTCGCCCAGATGGCGGAATTGGTAGACGCGCTGGTCTCAAACACCAGTGGAGCAATTCATCCCGGTTCGAGCCCGGGTCTGGGTACAAAAATCCTGTAAATCTTTGATTTACAGGATTTTTACTTTTTATCAGTGTGAGAGTTATGTACTTTAATAAAGATTCTATTTTATTCACCACATTAAATCAAAACGGCAAATCTAAATTGCAGAATTATTTAGTTCCATTTCCTTAAATTTTTGGAGTTCTTTCTTATCTTGCATTATATTTAATAAGATAGAGTCTCTGTCAACCTTCGTCTTTCCACACATATCTTTCCGTATTAATAACATGACATCTAAAAAGCTATCCACCTGCCTATTAAGATCAAATTCTGTAAGGGAACTTAAATATTTGTTCAAAGCGAAAACTACATCATCGGTCCCATACATAATAAGTTCTTTTTTAGCATCGATAAGACTATTACGCATATCAGTATCATCCAAATTTTGGCTATTTTTTCTTTTCTTTTTTGCCTTAAACATTTCATAAAAAAAATCATAAAGTTTAGCATAAGCAGAATATCTTTTTTCAGAAAGTTGTCCTTCCATAATTTTTATTCTTTCTGTTTTACGATGAAGTTGATTTCCTAACCAAACACATGCCAATGTTGCAATGGCACTAATAAATCCTAATAACAAATTAACTACCATATTGTATTCTTATAATTTAAGTTGTTGTTTTTCTATTATTATCTTATTGTTTATCGAGTAGGAGTAATACTATAACCAGATGCATCATTCTCACTTTTGTCATAAGCGTTATTAATATATTTTTGGGGATTAGATAGAAAATCGTCCTCATTTATATACTCAATGTAAGATCCATTTAGCCAATCATAAGTTTTACAACTAGGGCAATGCCATTGAGGTGGATCTGAATTAAAATGATTTTTATATATAATTGGGTACAAATAATCATTTCTATAATTGATAACAAAGGCACCATGACAATTAATAAAATGATTGGTGAACCAATCATATCCACCATTAAATTTCATAATAACTCCAACAACACCATTTGTATGAGATGTTCTTTCTTTTCTTGTTATATTTTTTAGACAATACTCTATTTCCCAATCGATCCATTTACTTTCTTTCATGTGAGGAGATATTATGACTATAGTAACAGATGTATCAAACATCATATCACAAAGATTTTTTTTAATATTACTAGTTGAAGTGTCTTTCAAATCAGGGGAATCCGAAGTCTCACCCTTGTAATATTGAGCATCATCGCCCAAAGCTTTAATAATATCATCTCGCAAATCTTGTGCTTCACTATATTTGTAAGATATAAATGTTTTATGTGCCATAATTATTTTATTTTATTAATTAACCTAATTATTATTTCAATTAGTTCATCCAATGTTTTTGACTCATTACCTAAATCTTCAAATTCAGACCGATAGATGTCAAAGGAGCAATCATCTTTTTTCTCTTTCATTAATTCTGCCCATAATTCTTTCGAAATATATCCAGTTCTACCTACTGGAATTAGAAAATTTCCTTGGTCCTTTGATATTTCATATTCAGAGCGCATACCATTAGAAGAAACGACAGAACCTTTCTCTATTTTATTGCCTAATAAAAAAATAGATATTCCACTATACGATATCATATCTTGTCTATACTTTCCCCACAAAGCTCTAGCATCGTCGCCTTGAGGAAAAGGACGTAAAATTAGTTGATCGTTGAGCGACTTTTTCTGTTTATAATAGATTTCAGAAAGAGCACCACTAATTATTGCACTTCCAACCCCTAACCCATAGCCAGAAACGATTTTATAACCTTCTTTTATTAGTTGACTACTCAACTTGCTAAGAAATATTTCATAAGATTCTTTTCCGTCTGGATTATATTCAGCAGCAGCGCCAGATATGTACACAGTCTTATTATTATATCTTCTCTTTATATTCTGTAATATTTCGGTGATTTCGGAATAATCAGCAATCAATACTGTTCTTATATTGAAGCGTTCAAGATCATTAATGAAGTAAGATAATTTTTTTTGCGCATATTTGTAGTCATCTGAATTCTCATAATCAGCTTCCATATTATTCTTTAAAAAGCAATAATGTTCTCGCATATTTGTTTTTAGATGAGTCCTCAAATGAGAACATATATACGAAAAATTAGGATCCGAAAAACTAAATCCTATAAAGAGGAATGTTTTTGTCATTAAATCACCTGATAAAGTATTTATAAATGGAGTTTTTTCATGATAATACGACTCATAATCATCTCTTGTTAAAACAGAATTCTCAGGGTGATCCACATCACCATGCATTTTATAAATGACGGCATTTCTACCTTTCAATGTAGTAGTAAGATTCTCGCAACTAGATTTTACATCACAAATTTTACCATTATTTTCAAGTGTCTGTTCTATCAGCTTATCATAATTTGTTGTCCAATAAGTCGAAATTGGCAAGTGAGCTAAAAGATCATGATTCTTATTTGGGGTTTTCCCATTTTGGAATTCATCCCTGATTATTTGGTTTAATTTTGTACGATTACCTCCATTTGTGTTACAATAATATTGAGCAATTGCAACTAGATCTGACTCTTTTTGGATATCTAATTCCAACTCAATTGCTATGTCTTTCAATAAGTTCTTCCAATTAACATGCCCACTTGAGACAGACAAACCTGCCCCTGCAAAAATTGCAGCATCACCATTATTTAGTGCTGCAAGATAGTTCTTTATAAAGACTTCTTTATTCATAAGTAAAATCTTGATTTATTTAGGATACTGATTTCGAATTCTAATAGCTTCTTCAACCCAATCTTCAATATTTTGCTTAATATAAGAATATACATATTCACTACTGAGAAAAGGAGCATCGTAAGTTTTACAAACTTTGCCTAAGTTTATTTCATTAGAGTCAGATGCTGAAGATTTTTGTGCAATATAGTTGAATGTTATATCAATATAGAAAAGCCTAAATGGATTTTCCCCTTTTAACGATTGCTGACTTAATGCATTTTTAAGCCCATGAATGTAAATGCCAACAATACCTTTACCTTCCTTCCAAGCTTTCTCGATTTCATATCTACACCAAGGTCTATTTGAGGTTTCCTCACCAATAAGCACAATGATACAAGAACGATAATTCATATTATCATGAATCCATTTTTTGATAGCATACTCTCCTTTCCGCTTTACTTCTTCCCAATCGTTTGAAGATACTGGTGCATTACCTTCTATCGCACCAATGTTCCTTACTTGTCCAGCGCGCCAACTGTCATTTTTGAAATGAAAGCTGTAAAAAACTTGTCTTTTTTTCATATAATAAACCGTTATAAATTATTATACCATTTTAAGTAATAGGATTAACTCCCGAATAATTAGTGCCAAATTTATAGAACCAGATAACAATGCTATAGTTTTAACCCACACACCAGAAACAATAACCTCCGCCTATATATTTTTGTATAGGAATTGTAAATAATGGTATTAGACCATCATCTTTAACTACATCATTATAAACTCCTCTAAATTATGTTTTGCTATAAATAGTACGAACCTAAAATCCAAAGCAATAAAGTCGAAGCTATTGCAACAAAATAAATGCAACATTGTTACTATCAGCATACAGTGTTAATAGGGCCAACATAATAGTTATTGCCTATTTTTTATTTTGAATGAGTTTGAGTTCATTCGTGTAGTTACGCTTTTAATAAATTCTAAATGCTTGAATTGTTCCGATGTCATAATGTAATTTTATATAATTTATCTAATGCTTCCATCCCAGTTGTGTTAGTTGCTTTCCACTGATTAAGAGTATCATTGTTTATAACTTTAAAATGTCCAATGTTTAAAGGATACTGTACTTTCAATGGCTCATTAGCATCTTGAGCCTTTTCTAATATTTGGTCATAAGAAAAGGATCTAAGAATTGGTCGTTTTGGTCTTCTTTTTTGTATGGTTCTTGTTATCTCAATTTCGCCATATATCCAAGGCGACAATGTTTTATTGCCTATATCTTTAAACAAAACAGAATTTTCTGTATCCAAAAAGAAAACACACTCTGTTTTATCAATCATCTTATTTAATGCTGTCATAAGCATCATATGGACGTGACTTGTAGAGCAATTACGCTTACCATAGTCATACACATCTTTGGTTGCTTTCCAACAATACTTATCATCTATCTTCTTCAATAGTTCATTAGCATATCCCCATACACAAGAGTCAACAAAAGCGACAAGTTCGAAGGTATCATATAACCAACAAGCTAAGTTAATAGCTAACTGTTCGTCATTGTGAGAATGAGAAATAAAAATATCTGCTTTGACTTCAGGGAACCAATCTTCTTGTATCAGATGTCCATCAATCACCCCATCTTTTGTAATGTATTTATCTAGGGCTGAACGTATTTCAGTTTTTTGTTCCTCAAATAGAGACTTCCAGCCTTTTTTAGATATAGCATTATTGCCAATAATTATACCTTTTAAATTAAATCCTGTGTACATAATATTAATTTATTGAGAGTTTAGAAAGTAGAAGCATTTACCATCCAAGGACTTGTCCTAAGGCAAGTTTAATCAGAAGGTAAAACTTCATTATTAAATTTGTTGTATTTTCAATCGCTAATATTTCTCCATCATATTGAACAATAGTTATCTTATTACTATTACGACATGTAACAGCCCCATAACCATATTGTTGTGATTGTACAATTTTACATAAAGACAGATTTGTATCTATAGTGTTCGCAGTGGAAGAAATAAACTTCTTCTCAATACTGAGTCCTAGAAGATTATTTACTTCAAGAGCTTTATTCCTCACATCTATTAATTGGATGTAATGACCGAGTCTTTTATAATTATCTTTATTCATCATTGTATCTCTTTGTTTGAAGATAGTGCAAAATGCAACACGCATTTTTTGCGTATTACTGAGGGCAAGAAGTCGCTAGATTATGATATCAAGTTTATCTTAAAAAGGAGCGGGCATAAAATGCACGCTGGTTGGAGTATATATTATGCTTTATCATTTAATTCCATAGCTTAACTCTTAAATAAATTAAGTACTTTCAGCTTGCTCTCTTTTTCCTATTTCAGTAAATTAAAGAGTTCGACTTACAGTGTTTTCATCTTTGTGTTATATAAGAATATTCACGACATCCTTTCGATAATCTGTGATTTATAATAATTTAGTGCCTAATGATGCAAAGATAATAAAATTATGACAAAAAAATATATTTGCCCCAATTAATTTTAATAAGTAAATTACCATTTCTAGAAAACACACTATAACCAATTCAAATAAAGATAACAACAAGGTATCTTGCACACATCATGAATTTCATTTCAGAGTCTATAATGTAACCATATTGTAACATTACATTTTATTTTGTGTGTGTTGAGCACCTGTTTCCTACATGTTTTGACTTAACAACATATTAATCAACACGTTAGACCATGTATAAGAACTCAATCTCCTACACTAAACGGAGTGATTAGGGCCTAATCACTCTGTTGTTCTACATGCTTTATTGAGTGATAAGGCCCATATCACTCAACAGCGTAACGAAAAAGGTGATTTGATAATCGTTGCGCTGATTGATTATTATGGTATAATAAACTATGTTCATATATCTGGCCAGTGTAGGATCGATGTAGGAAACATGTAGGATAAGGGACTCATATACACGAACAAACGAACTGTATATCAACAACTTGCGCAGTTAGTGTATATAATGTAGGTAATTTTTCTTTTTTTCTGGGATTATTTTTTAAAATACCTCATTTTCAGTGAAAAAGCCATCATAATCATGCACACAATACAAGTATTTAAAGAAAAAAGAACTTATTCAGCCCATACTATATATCGAGTAATTTGGGATTTATAATACTAAATAAATTAAGAAAGAATATAAATTCAAAATCTGCTTTCATTTCTTTTCGCCACTTTAAACTTATTATCTCTATCTTACTGTAGATAAATGAACTACACCACCTATTAACAAGAACTATATTTCACAACAATTGACTATAATGTTTGGCTATAAATTTGAAAATATGTAACTTTGCCACGTCAAAATTAATAACAATGACTAGTAAAACTAAAAAAACAGTGTTGACAATCGTGGCATTGTTGACATTAATGCCATGTATGTCACAGGAAGAAGGACAAAAGAAATGGGGACTGCAAGTGGAATTCGGACAGACGACATTGCAAAATGACGATGAAGCAACACATGACTTTTATCCATCTGACGATCAAGGTAATACTTTCGCTATTACTGCAGACTATTATTTAAAGCCCAGACTTGCCTTGATTGGCGGAGTGTATTTTGAACAAAACGGAATACTTACTGATTATTCAGGCGGAATTGGCCTGGCAAAGGTAAATCAAATGGGGCTTCAAGCTGGAGCTAAATTTTATTTCTTTCCTAAGAAATGGATTTTCCAACCACATATCGGAGCAAGTATATATACTAACTTCGTGAACTGGGACAGAAAAGGCAATGGAGATTATCGACTTACAGAAGGATACCCTGACAGTCATTTACATGTAGACTGGAACGTGAAATGCTCACCAATAAGTATTGTTCCTAGATTTGGATTTGACATTCGTCTTATCAGTACGCTTTCATTGACATGTGGTTGGGATCTACGCTTTCCATTAGGAGGCAGCACTAAATACAACGCTCACTTTACAGACGGGCCGATGGTTGGTCAAAAGACATTCGTGAAAGAATCATTACGCCAAGGTGTTTCTATAGGTATAAAAATGGATTTCCCTGCAAAAGCTATAACAAGTAAAACAACAAATAGCTTGCTTATGCTTCTAGGTAGCTGGATTTCATATAAAGCCGGCAGATATTAAGGATTATGTTTCTTTGTTACAAAGAAAAAGGAATAGAGATACATACAGCAATAAAAAAATAGCCTGGCGAATTCGTCAGGCTATTTATATTTTAATCCATGTGAAACAACTCTTCCAGCGGTATGCTTACAGGAGAGTTATCCTTGTTGGTATCCATAATATCCGCCATCATATCCCACCACTTCTGTGTTATAGGGTCTACGTTGTCAGTGTCTTGACTATTGGTTTCCTTTGAACACTCCTGATAGGCAAACAATAAATTAGTTTCCTTATCCCAGAAAATGCTGTAATTGCTCACACCAGAATCCTTAATCATTTGTTTCAGTTCCGGCCAAATAGCAGCATGTCTGCGTGCATATTCTTTTTCACAACCGGGTTTAAGGTACATTTTAAATGCAAATCTCTTCATAATTAAACTATTATTATTAGGTTTATTTTATTTTCTTGCCGTTAATAACTACATTCTTGACAAATGTATTATCAATTAAGCTTTTTGAAAATTCATTAGCCTCATCTGTAACATTCACATTTACAAAAGAAAATGATAACAGATGATACTTGTCACTTGTACCAACATCAAAGAAGTTACGACAAGTTGCTTTTACGTTGCGAACAGTGATGTTATTGCATTCAGACAACGGCATATCATCACGCTTCTGTGGATTGAAGAATTGAGACCAAGGACGAACAACAATATAGCTGCCTACGTTTCCACTCACGTTATCTACTGTTACATACTCATAATGCTGTGGGGTATCGGGACGCATTTTAAGCCATAACACACGATTTGCATTATCAGCGATGCAGTTGCGCAAGATGATATTACGATCGTTCACACTCTCAGAACCAAGTGTAAGGCAACCATGAACCGTTCCGTAACGACAATTCTGTATTAAGATACGCTCACAAGGTCCGTTAGTAGAGTCCTTATCAGCGAAAGTACCCTTTCCACCTTTCAGTACAACAGCATCATCATTAACGTTCATATAGCATCCGTTTACAATTAGATCTGTGCATGCATCTATATCTATCGCATCGCTACTTGGAGCTTTCACCCCTGTTGTAGGAGCAAATATATAACAATTTAAGTAGCGTACGTGACTGCTCTTGTAAACATGATTTGTCCAAAACGGACTGTTTATCAATCTCACATCCTGAACAGTAACATTCTTGCAATTAGAGATATATGTGAGTCGTGGACGCTGTGCATCCTTATTCGTACATTGACGGTTCCAGTCACGTCTGATCCAGAATTCACGCCAATAGTTATATCCATTTCCGTTTATCGTTCCGTGTCCAGTTATTGTAAATCCATCAACATGATCTGCATTTACCAACGCTGCAAAATATCTACAAGTCTCGCCTTCAATACGAGTATTAACGATACTAAAGTCGGCTATGCGGTCAGAACCTTTCAAGACACCGTTTACATGAAGATGCGTATTTGGTTTGAAAAACAGCGAACCACTAAGAAATGTACCATGTGGTATTACGATAACTCCACCACCATTAGAGGCTGCTAGATCTATTACCTTTTGTATTGCTTCTGTCTGAATAACATTACTGTCATTAACAACTCCGTAATCGGTAATAACATACTGTTTGCCAA
Protein-coding sequences here:
- a CDS encoding rhamnogalacturonidase, yielding MLAGNAMADKWPDGSQMDKWFSDTSHVDVAKLGKQYVITDYGVVNDSNVIQTEAIQKVIDLAASNGGGVIVIPHGTFLSGSLFFKPNTHLHVNGVLKGSDRIADFSIVNTRIEGETCRYFAALVNADHVDGFTITGHGTINGNGYNYWREFWIRRDWNRQCTNKDAQRPRLTYISNCKNVTVQDVRLINSPFWTNHVYKSSHVRYLNCYIFAPTTGVKAPSSDAIDIDACTDLIVNGCYMNVNDDAVVLKGGKGTFADKDSTNGPCERILIQNCRYGTVHGCLTLGSESVNDRNIILRNCIADNANRVLWLKMRPDTPQHYEYVTVDNVSGNVGSYIVVRPWSQFFNPQKRDDMPLSECNNITVRNVKATCRNFFDVGTSDKYHLLSFSFVNVNVTDEANEFSKSLIDNTFVKNVVINGKKIK